In one Marispirochaeta aestuarii genomic region, the following are encoded:
- the fliF gene encoding flagellar basal-body MS-ring/collar protein FliF — protein MNEWLKKFLEQVKGGWSKWSLVQRIMFIVIVVAVIGALAGLVTFSSRPSMVPLLTTAITDQEKLSEISLRLDEEKVEHTISAEGRIFVKDKITAQRMVSILMREDLIPKEVSPWDVFKLDRWTITDFERNVNLRRAITDSLEQHIEALADVDDAEVTLVMPETELFSDDQQPVTASVIITPSPGSGISTNRAKIEGIVKLVRFAVEGLQEENIVISDHNMNVLNDFEDLADFDRLELTKRQLAQKDNLEKAYRNEIQKALMQIFGEDRVRVLKVDIDLDMSKRVVETEEFFPITMVPDNPATPYSELQVVPSVTRSKEVIDEQWKGTGFNPEGPPGVEGQVPPSYKDADALFGEYKNNSVTQNEEVNQKNTYEEKTPWVINRISVGAAIDGLWRREYTDKGTVKLDSTGSIVRNYTPVSDEDLAKARTLVEHAIGYDRNRGDSVSVEHLQFDRTAQFAMEDEEFRARQRLQQMIIYSLIAVAVLIIALIVFRLISRELERRRRLREEELSRQHQAMREAALRSAEEEGVDVEMSVEERARLDMQEHAINMAREHPEDVAQLIRTWLLEE, from the coding sequence ATGAACGAATGGTTGAAAAAGTTCCTGGAGCAGGTAAAGGGCGGTTGGAGTAAGTGGTCCCTGGTTCAGCGGATCATGTTTATTGTAATCGTCGTCGCGGTTATCGGCGCGCTGGCAGGTCTGGTGACGTTCAGTTCCCGGCCGAGCATGGTGCCGCTGCTGACTACCGCAATTACCGATCAGGAAAAGTTGTCTGAAATTTCCTTGCGTCTCGATGAGGAGAAGGTGGAACACACCATCTCTGCGGAGGGGCGGATTTTCGTTAAAGACAAAATTACTGCCCAGCGAATGGTCTCGATTCTGATGCGGGAAGACCTTATTCCCAAGGAGGTGTCTCCCTGGGATGTCTTCAAGCTCGACCGCTGGACTATTACCGATTTTGAACGGAACGTAAACTTAAGGCGGGCAATAACCGACAGCCTGGAGCAGCACATAGAGGCTCTGGCGGATGTCGACGATGCCGAGGTTACCCTGGTAATGCCGGAAACCGAGCTTTTCAGCGACGACCAGCAGCCGGTAACCGCGTCGGTCATAATTACCCCGTCTCCGGGATCAGGCATTTCCACCAACCGGGCAAAGATCGAGGGTATTGTAAAACTGGTACGTTTTGCCGTTGAGGGCCTGCAGGAAGAGAATATTGTGATCAGCGATCACAATATGAACGTCCTGAATGATTTCGAGGACCTGGCGGATTTTGACCGCCTGGAACTCACCAAACGGCAGCTTGCACAGAAGGATAATCTCGAAAAGGCCTACCGTAACGAGATACAGAAAGCCCTTATGCAGATCTTCGGCGAGGATCGGGTACGGGTGCTCAAGGTCGACATCGACCTGGATATGAGCAAACGGGTTGTGGAAACGGAGGAGTTCTTTCCCATAACCATGGTTCCCGACAATCCGGCCACACCCTATTCGGAACTGCAGGTAGTTCCCTCGGTAACCCGTTCCAAGGAGGTTATCGACGAACAGTGGAAGGGAACAGGTTTCAATCCTGAAGGTCCTCCCGGGGTGGAAGGGCAGGTGCCGCCCTCATACAAGGATGCCGACGCCCTCTTCGGGGAGTATAAAAACAACTCGGTTACCCAGAACGAAGAGGTAAACCAGAAGAATACCTATGAAGAAAAAACCCCCTGGGTCATTAATCGCATAAGCGTCGGTGCCGCTATTGACGGCCTGTGGCGCAGGGAATATACCGATAAGGGTACGGTAAAACTCGACAGTACCGGAAGCATTGTCCGCAACTATACCCCGGTTTCCGATGAAGACCTTGCGAAGGCCCGCACCCTGGTGGAGCATGCCATCGGCTATGATCGCAACCGGGGGGACAGCGTTTCGGTTGAACACCTGCAGTTCGACCGGACTGCACAGTTCGCCATGGAGGACGAGGAGTTCAGGGCACGGCAGCGGCTGCAGCAGATGATCATCTATTCCCTCATAGCCGTGGCGGTACTGATTATCGCCCTTATCGTCTTCCGTCTGATAAGCCGCGAGCTGGAACGGCGTCGAAGACTCAGGGAGGAGGAGCTCTCCCGGCAGCACCAGGCTATGCGCGAGGCCGCCCTCAGAAGTGCGGAAGAGGAGGGGGTGGATGTCGAAATGTCCGTCGAGGAGCGGGCCAGGCTGGACATGCAGGAGCATGCCATCAACATGGCCCGGGAGCATCCCGAGGATGTTGCCCAGCTGATTCGCACCTGGCTGCTTGAGGAGTAG
- the fliJ gene encoding flagellar export protein FliJ: MRRFHFKLQKLLELKEYREREWEQKLGELTGRMEAIRQRIAECGRKRRQAFVSGAAAGNDFVARVAAENYIRRMEHTSSQLHQDLGRLGKEREKIQAGYIEASRERKVFEKLKEKKAAEFYREERKNEILKQDDLNSSAAARRIEAGGKE, translated from the coding sequence ATGCGACGTTTTCATTTCAAGCTGCAGAAGCTCCTCGAACTCAAGGAGTACCGGGAACGGGAATGGGAACAGAAACTCGGCGAGCTTACCGGACGTATGGAAGCGATTCGCCAGCGGATTGCCGAGTGCGGGCGGAAGAGGCGTCAGGCTTTTGTTTCCGGAGCTGCTGCGGGAAATGATTTTGTCGCCCGGGTGGCTGCGGAAAATTACATCAGGAGAATGGAGCATACCAGCAGTCAGTTGCATCAGGATCTGGGCCGGCTTGGAAAGGAACGGGAAAAAATACAGGCCGGCTATATCGAGGCGTCCCGGGAACGAAAGGTATTCGAGAAACTGAAAGAAAAAAAAGCGGCGGAATTTTACCGGGAAGAACGCAAAAACGAGATTCTGAAACAGGACGATCTGAACAGCAGTGCCGCCGCACGTCGTATTGAAGCGGGAGGAAAAGAGTAA
- the flgC gene encoding flagellar basal body rod protein FlgC, producing the protein MGMFTSINTAASGLSAQRLRLDVISNNIANADTTRTPEGGPYRRSRVIMKPRVSEPYFKIPFLPKRLDNGIGKGVRVAEITKDRDAKTRLVYDPTHPDAIKSGPKTGYVEMPNVNIVEEMVDMISASRSYEANIALVNGSKTMFMRSLDIGR; encoded by the coding sequence ATGGGTATGTTTACCAGCATAAACACGGCGGCATCGGGTCTGAGCGCCCAGCGGCTTCGTCTTGATGTTATTTCCAATAATATTGCCAACGCGGACACCACCAGGACCCCCGAGGGGGGACCCTATCGTCGCAGCCGGGTGATAATGAAGCCCCGGGTCTCGGAGCCCTACTTCAAGATTCCCTTTTTACCGAAGCGCCTGGATAACGGCATCGGAAAAGGGGTGAGGGTCGCGGAGATTACCAAGGACAGGGATGCTAAAACCCGGCTTGTGTACGATCCGACGCATCCCGACGCAATCAAATCGGGTCCGAAAACCGGCTATGTTGAAATGCCTAACGTCAATATTGTTGAAGAGATGGTGGATATGATCTCCGCCAGCCGTTCCTACGAGGCAAATATTGCCCTGGTTAACGGCTCGAAGACCATGTTCATGCGCTCGCTGGATATAGGAAGGTAG
- the fliE gene encoding flagellar hook-basal body complex protein FliE, which translates to MDIFDSMHVSGHKIGLERTNPRHLSGKLPQNQPEDSSTTGFSQAMVKALNGANALQQESTSLTQAMLTDPESVDSHDVTIAMAKANMAVTMTKSVVDGAIRAYKEIISLR; encoded by the coding sequence ATGGATATTTTTGATTCAATGCATGTTTCGGGCCACAAAATCGGGCTGGAAAGGACAAATCCCAGGCATCTGTCCGGCAAGCTTCCTCAGAATCAGCCTGAAGACAGTTCGACCACGGGTTTTTCCCAGGCCATGGTGAAGGCCCTGAACGGCGCAAATGCCCTGCAGCAGGAGAGTACATCCCTGACTCAGGCAATGCTTACGGACCCGGAGAGTGTTGATTCTCATGATGTTACAATTGCCATGGCGAAGGCGAATATGGCCGTCACCATGACCAAATCCGTTGTTGACGGAGCCATACGGGCCTACAAAGAGATTATCAGTTTACGGTAG
- a CDS encoding periplasmic-type flagellar collar protein FlbB: MAKVNAGYRIIVLVLLIGILFLGGLLWFDHLGLVDVRERLNPVFRLLGMETPEQVPDDGSVLLLDEARLEKLWEELDRRETALLEQEEQLDIREEEIVQKLEALEEREKALEDREKSFNEIVKQYENKSANLRQAAEYFAGMPPEAAVERLVAMDDQDVIDILRMTEQMAREAGNVSVVSYWLSLMPADRAAVLNRKMLKKPEVQGG, translated from the coding sequence ATGGCAAAGGTAAATGCAGGATACCGGATAATCGTCCTCGTCCTGTTGATTGGAATTCTGTTCCTCGGTGGATTACTCTGGTTCGATCATCTGGGCCTGGTGGATGTCCGGGAACGACTGAACCCGGTGTTCCGGCTGCTGGGAATGGAAACCCCCGAGCAGGTTCCGGATGACGGTTCCGTCCTTCTGCTGGATGAGGCACGTCTGGAGAAGCTGTGGGAAGAGCTTGACCGGAGAGAAACCGCCCTCCTGGAACAGGAAGAGCAGCTGGATATCAGGGAAGAGGAGATTGTTCAAAAGCTGGAAGCCCTTGAAGAGCGGGAAAAGGCGCTGGAAGATCGGGAAAAATCATTCAATGAAATTGTAAAACAGTACGAAAATAAGAGTGCAAACCTTCGTCAAGCCGCGGAGTATTTTGCGGGGATGCCCCCGGAAGCGGCTGTCGAACGGCTCGTTGCAATGGACGACCAGGATGTGATTGACATTCTGCGCATGACCGAACAGATGGCCCGGGAGGCCGGGAACGTTTCGGTCGTTTCGTACTGGTTGTCTCTGATGCCTGCGGACAGAGCTGCGGTTTTAAACCGAAAAATGCTCAAGAAACCGGAGGTTCAAGGAGGATGA
- the fliG gene encoding flagellar motor switch protein FliG, which produces MAKQAKAQTPGAAAGGAPKKGLKKELTGRQKAAIFLVTLGSEISSEIFKHLREDEIEALTFEIARLDNIDSEDRDTVLMEFKELMMAQDFITSGGIDYARELLEKSLGAQKAVDIINRLTSSLQVRPFDFIRRTDPAHLLNFIQQEHPQTIALILAYLEPQKASIILASLPHEIQSDVSKRIATMDRTDPNILREVERVLEKKLSTLSSEDYTAAGGVENIVEILNMVDRSTEKTIIESLEEEDPELAEEIKKRMFVFEDIVLLDDRAIQKVLREVDTGELAKALRGVEAEVQDKIFRNMSKRAAGMLKEEMEYMGPVRLKDVEETQQKIVSIIRKLEDQGEIVVARSGEDEMVV; this is translated from the coding sequence ATGGCCAAACAAGCTAAAGCACAGACCCCGGGAGCCGCCGCAGGCGGGGCTCCCAAGAAGGGCTTAAAGAAGGAACTCACCGGTCGTCAGAAGGCTGCAATCTTTCTTGTCACCCTGGGATCGGAAATCTCGTCGGAGATTTTCAAACACCTCAGGGAAGACGAAATTGAAGCGCTTACCTTCGAGATCGCGCGGCTGGACAATATCGATTCTGAGGACAGGGACACGGTGCTGATGGAGTTCAAGGAACTCATGATGGCCCAGGACTTCATAACCTCCGGAGGTATCGATTACGCCAGGGAGCTTCTCGAAAAATCCCTGGGTGCCCAGAAGGCGGTGGATATCATCAATCGTCTGACCAGTTCGCTGCAGGTGCGTCCCTTCGACTTTATCCGGCGTACGGACCCCGCGCACCTCTTGAACTTTATCCAGCAGGAGCATCCCCAGACCATCGCTCTGATCCTGGCCTACCTGGAACCCCAGAAGGCATCCATAATACTTGCCAGTCTGCCCCACGAGATACAGTCCGATGTATCCAAGCGCATTGCAACCATGGACCGTACAGACCCCAACATTCTGCGGGAGGTCGAACGGGTCCTTGAGAAGAAGCTTTCGACCCTCAGTTCCGAGGACTACACCGCCGCCGGTGGAGTCGAGAATATCGTTGAGATCCTCAATATGGTGGACCGTTCGACGGAAAAGACCATCATCGAAAGCCTTGAAGAGGAGGATCCGGAACTGGCAGAGGAGATCAAGAAGCGCATGTTCGTATTCGAGGATATCGTGCTTCTCGACGACCGGGCGATTCAGAAGGTGCTGCGGGAGGTGGATACCGGAGAACTGGCCAAGGCCCTGCGGGGTGTGGAAGCCGAGGTTCAGGACAAGATTTTTCGCAATATGTCCAAGCGCGCCGCGGGAATGCTCAAGGAGGAGATGGAGTACATGGGTCCCGTGCGGCTTAAGGACGTTGAGGAGACCCAGCAGAAGATTGTTTCCATTATCCGCAAGCTCGAGGACCAGGGCGAAATTGTTGTTGCCCGTTCCGGCGAGGACGAGATGGTGGTATAG
- a CDS encoding FliI/YscN family ATPase, with protein MFEKYNTVLSDFDPIKYTGLIQRVKGLMIESHGPHGMVGELCHIDVPKGRGTVPAEIVGFSEESVQLMPFLGMEGIEAGCRVTAMGESLSVPVSPRLLGRVLDSLGRPMDNGPTLGSVETYPVIAEPPDVLRRAAIKERIVTGVRSLDAFTPVGKGQRLGIFSGSGVGKSTILGMIARNTSADVNVIALIGERGREVKEFIDNDLGPEGLKRSVLVVSSSDTPPLARLRGAYVATAIAEYFRDQGKDVMLLFDSVTRFARAQREIGLAVGEPPATRGYTPSVFSLLPKLLERCGTSDKGTITGFYSILVDADDMDDPVADTVRGILDGHVILSRQLAQRYHYPAVDVLDSLSRLGNKVAKEADLKAAGRLRQLLSAYYESEDLINVGAYVKGANSLVDEAIAKMPAIRDFLVQGIDERADIADTLETLRSLAGTD; from the coding sequence ATGTTCGAAAAGTATAATACAGTTCTCAGCGACTTTGATCCTATAAAATATACGGGACTCATTCAGCGCGTGAAGGGGCTCATGATCGAGAGTCACGGCCCCCATGGGATGGTGGGCGAATTATGTCATATCGATGTCCCCAAGGGCAGGGGAACCGTGCCGGCGGAGATCGTCGGGTTTTCCGAGGAATCTGTCCAGCTGATGCCCTTTCTGGGCATGGAGGGCATTGAGGCAGGCTGTCGTGTTACCGCCATGGGTGAATCCCTCTCTGTTCCCGTCTCTCCCAGACTGCTGGGGCGCGTACTGGACAGCCTTGGCCGACCCATGGACAACGGGCCCACCCTCGGTTCGGTGGAAACCTACCCGGTCATAGCGGAGCCGCCGGATGTTTTGCGTCGTGCCGCCATTAAGGAACGCATTGTTACCGGGGTCCGTTCCCTGGATGCCTTTACCCCCGTGGGAAAGGGACAACGACTGGGTATTTTCTCCGGTTCCGGGGTCGGAAAGTCCACCATTCTCGGTATGATCGCCCGGAACACCTCCGCAGATGTCAACGTGATTGCCCTCATCGGGGAACGCGGCAGGGAGGTCAAGGAGTTCATCGACAACGATCTCGGGCCTGAGGGGCTCAAGCGTTCAGTGCTGGTGGTCTCCTCCTCCGATACTCCCCCCCTGGCACGCCTCAGAGGTGCCTACGTCGCCACGGCCATTGCCGAATACTTCAGGGACCAGGGCAAGGATGTAATGCTTCTCTTCGATTCGGTAACCCGTTTTGCCCGGGCCCAGCGGGAGATCGGCCTCGCCGTGGGCGAACCGCCGGCCACCAGGGGATACACCCCCTCGGTTTTTTCCCTGCTGCCCAAGCTTCTTGAACGCTGCGGTACCTCCGACAAGGGAACAATTACCGGATTTTATTCCATTCTTGTGGACGCCGATGATATGGATGACCCCGTGGCAGATACGGTACGGGGTATTCTGGACGGACACGTTATCCTGAGCCGGCAGCTGGCACAGCGGTATCACTATCCGGCGGTGGATGTCCTTGATTCCCTGTCGCGCCTGGGAAACAAGGTGGCGAAGGAAGCGGACCTGAAAGCTGCGGGAAGACTGCGACAGCTGCTGTCTGCCTACTATGAGTCCGAAGACCTTATCAACGTGGGAGCATACGTAAAGGGTGCCAATTCTCTTGTGGATGAAGCAATCGCCAAGATGCCTGCCATACGGGACTTCCTGGTGCAGGGAATCGATGAGCGGGCGGATATCGCAGACACTCTGGAAACATTGCGTTCACTGGCGGGGACGGATTAG
- the fliH gene encoding flagellar assembly protein FliH: MAKNVFRPTEVTQLSSGRIVLDTPFKEQKPVEVPVPAEEYSGPTADDLRREAEAFRAQWEEEKAGMIASAQEEAENIVKEAEERAFQVLKAKTDEGEKLKQEAEDNAAEIESEAEARRDEILKEANDQLEQIRKDAYAEGFESGREEGYQEGRGEVERLVTHLHGIISSAIEKRTEIIEESETQVINLVLLIAKKVIKVISENQKNVVINNVIQALRKLKSRGDVILRVNLEDVDLTTDHVKDFMRMVENVRSITVMEDSRVDRGGCIIETDFGEIDARIKSQFNEIEEKILEMAPIREKGEA, from the coding sequence ATGGCAAAGAATGTTTTCCGGCCCACGGAGGTAACACAGTTAAGTTCCGGCAGAATCGTTCTCGATACCCCCTTCAAGGAACAGAAGCCCGTGGAGGTTCCTGTTCCCGCAGAGGAGTACAGCGGACCAACCGCCGATGACCTGCGCAGAGAGGCTGAGGCCTTCAGGGCTCAGTGGGAAGAAGAGAAGGCCGGGATGATCGCCTCCGCACAGGAAGAGGCGGAGAATATCGTCAAGGAGGCGGAGGAACGGGCTTTTCAGGTTCTCAAGGCCAAGACCGATGAAGGGGAGAAGCTGAAGCAGGAAGCCGAGGATAATGCCGCGGAGATTGAATCGGAAGCCGAAGCCCGGCGGGATGAGATTCTCAAAGAGGCCAACGATCAGCTCGAACAGATCCGTAAGGACGCCTACGCCGAGGGTTTTGAATCCGGTCGGGAAGAAGGCTACCAGGAGGGTCGGGGTGAGGTTGAACGGCTGGTCACCCACCTTCACGGTATCATCAGTTCCGCCATCGAAAAGCGCACGGAGATAATCGAGGAATCCGAAACCCAGGTGATCAACCTTGTTCTTCTGATTGCAAAGAAGGTAATCAAGGTTATCTCGGAAAACCAGAAGAACGTGGTCATCAATAATGTTATTCAGGCCCTGAGAAAACTCAAGAGCCGTGGAGACGTCATTCTCAGGGTTAACCTGGAAGACGTTGATCTTACCACCGACCATGTCAAGGATTTCATGCGTATGGTCGAGAACGTCAGATCCATAACGGTAATGGAAGACTCCCGGGTAGACCGTGGAGGCTGTATTATCGAGACAGACTTCGGGGAGATCGATGCCAGGATAAAATCGCAATTCAACGAAATTGAGGAAAAAATCCTGGAGATGGCACCCATCAGAGAAAAAGGGGAGGCCTGA